A genome region from Desulfovibrio sp. TomC includes the following:
- the metK gene encoding methionine adenosyltransferase translates to MINAKGRYLFSSESVTEGHPDKVADQISDGILDAILAQDPDAHVACETLVTTGLAFIAGEITTNAYADFPSIVRETLKEIGYNSSTMGFDWETCGVISSVGKQSVDIAQGVSRVKPEDQGAGDQGMMFGFACDETETLMPAPIYWAHKLSRRLSEVRKTNVLDFLRPDGKTQVAVEYVDGKPVRIDNVVVACQHAEEISHDDLCEAVKKEVIFHTLPESMVDKNTKIYINTTGRFVIGGPMGDCGLTGRKIIQDTYGGMGNHGGGAFSGKDPSKVDRSGAYMARYVAKNMVASGACSRCEVQIAYCIGVAEPLSVLVTSMGSSDIPDEMLTKAVRQVFDLRPYYITKRLDLKRPIYKPTSCYGHFGRDLPGFTWEVTDAAGDLRTALKI, encoded by the coding sequence ATGATCAACGCCAAGGGCCGGTATCTTTTCAGTTCGGAATCCGTGACCGAAGGGCATCCTGACAAGGTTGCCGACCAGATTTCCGACGGCATTCTGGATGCCATTTTAGCCCAGGATCCGGATGCGCATGTGGCCTGCGAAACCCTGGTCACCACCGGTCTGGCCTTTATCGCCGGCGAAATCACCACCAATGCCTATGCCGACTTTCCGTCCATCGTCCGCGAGACGCTCAAGGAGATCGGTTACAACAGCTCGACCATGGGGTTTGACTGGGAGACCTGCGGCGTCATTTCGTCGGTGGGCAAGCAGTCCGTGGACATCGCTCAGGGCGTTTCCCGGGTGAAGCCCGAAGATCAGGGCGCCGGCGACCAGGGCATGATGTTCGGCTTTGCCTGCGACGAGACCGAGACGCTCATGCCCGCCCCCATCTACTGGGCGCACAAGCTGTCGCGCCGTCTGTCCGAGGTGCGCAAGACCAACGTGCTCGACTTCCTGCGCCCCGACGGCAAGACCCAGGTGGCGGTCGAGTATGTGGACGGCAAGCCCGTGCGCATCGACAACGTGGTGGTGGCCTGCCAGCACGCCGAAGAGATCTCCCACGACGATCTGTGCGAAGCGGTGAAAAAGGAAGTCATCTTCCACACCCTGCCCGAGTCGATGGTGGACAAGAATACCAAGATCTACATCAACACCACCGGCCGTTTCGTCATCGGCGGCCCCATGGGCGACTGCGGTCTGACCGGCCGCAAGATCATCCAGGACACCTACGGCGGCATGGGCAACCATGGCGGCGGCGCGTTCTCCGGCAAGGACCCTTCCAAAGTGGACCGCTCCGGCGCGTACATGGCCCGCTATGTGGCCAAGAACATGGTGGCCAGCGGCGCGTGCTCGCGTTGCGAAGTCCAGATCGCCTATTGCATTGGCGTGGCCGAGCCGCTGTCGGTGCTGGTGACCTCCATGGGTTCGAGCGACATTCCCGACGAAATGCTGACCAAGGCCGTGCGCCAGGTCTTTGACCTGCGCCCCTACTACATCACCAAGCGCCTGGACCTCAAGCGCCCGATCTACAAGCCGACCTCATGCTACGGCCATTTCGGCCGCGATCTGCCCGGGTTCACCTGGGAAGTGACCGACGCCGCCGGCGACCTGCGCACGGCGCTCAAGATCTAA
- a CDS encoding DUF721 domain-containing protein, translating into MLRRLSESVERFMAAQEASARRNFVEVCRRWSEIVGPETAELLRPLGHKRRDLYLGADDPVALQEMLFAAPEILSLVNAALGNEAFDRVRFDLLGGRVPLDALRTTPPRFSTPAQTRPDRLGGLAGRLDPNSPVGRCYAKYVAYFDSGPSPSGARRRGRRTKAG; encoded by the coding sequence ATGTTGCGTCGCCTGTCGGAAAGCGTGGAGCGGTTCATGGCCGCCCAGGAAGCGTCGGCCCGGCGCAATTTTGTGGAGGTGTGCCGCCGCTGGTCCGAGATTGTCGGGCCGGAAACGGCGGAACTCCTGCGTCCGCTGGGACATAAGCGACGGGATCTGTATCTTGGGGCGGATGATCCGGTGGCGCTCCAGGAGATGCTTTTCGCGGCCCCGGAAATTTTATCGCTGGTCAATGCGGCTTTGGGGAACGAAGCCTTTGACAGAGTGCGGTTTGATCTGCTAGGAGGCCGGGTTCCTTTGGATGCGTTGCGGACGACTCCGCCGCGTTTTTCCACGCCCGCACAGACACGGCCGGACCGGCTTGGCGGGCTTGCGGGAAGGCTTGATCCGAACTCGCCGGTCGGTCGCTGTTACGCCAAGTATGTAGCGTATTTCGATTCCGGGCCAAGTCCGTCCGGCGCACGTCGCCGGGGACGCCGCACGAAGGCGGGCTAG
- a CDS encoding tyrosine-type recombinase/integrase translates to MDRRCKKAGVRAFRFHAIRYLTANIMYRAGPPVSVIQAMLRQKSPQTTTRHLQSLGLKQTQEAMEAVMGNRGPGKIISTKPAAEAQG, encoded by the coding sequence ATGGACCGGCGGTGCAAGAAGGCCGGCGTCCGTGCGTTCAGGTTCCACGCCATCCGCTACCTCACCGCGAACATCATGTACCGCGCGGGGCCGCCAGTGTCCGTTATCCAGGCCATGCTCCGGCAGAAGTCCCCACAGACCACCACCCGGCACCTCCAGAGCCTCGGCCTCAAGCAGACCCAGGAGGCAATGGAAGCCGTTATGGGCAACCGTGGTCCCGGGAAGATCATTTCCACCAAGCCGGCCGCTGAAGCCCAAGGATGA
- a CDS encoding sulfite exporter TauE/SafE family protein → MLSTTTCMIIEVGATFFVAGIVKGVTGMGLPTVAMGVLGTLLSPVTAAALLVVPSLVTNIWQLLAGPNFAALARRLWPMMLAIVAGTVSGTALLASGDTRLTTCALGAALVLYAGYTLLARQILVPARHETWLSLLIGVSTGTVTGGTGVFVIPAVPYLQALGLQKDDLVQALGLSFTVSTLALAAGLLLRDAFHYNSLFLSTLAILPALAGMWIGQAIRKNVRPATFRRWFLIGLLLLGAEMFVKSLH, encoded by the coding sequence ATGCTCAGCACAACGACATGTATGATTATAGAGGTTGGGGCCACATTCTTTGTCGCCGGCATCGTAAAGGGAGTCACCGGAATGGGGCTGCCTACAGTGGCCATGGGTGTACTCGGAACGCTGCTCTCTCCAGTCACGGCGGCGGCTCTTCTTGTTGTTCCATCGCTCGTCACAAATATCTGGCAGCTTTTGGCTGGACCTAACTTCGCGGCTTTGGCCAGGCGACTTTGGCCCATGATGCTCGCCATCGTCGCCGGTACTGTTTCAGGCACCGCCCTCTTGGCGAGCGGTGACACGCGGCTGACAACCTGTGCGCTCGGAGCGGCTTTGGTCCTCTACGCCGGCTATACCCTTCTTGCCCGTCAAATCCTGGTTCCGGCGCGACACGAAACGTGGCTTTCGCTTCTTATCGGCGTTTCGACCGGGACGGTGACTGGAGGAACGGGAGTCTTCGTCATTCCTGCCGTGCCTTATCTTCAAGCTTTAGGTCTTCAGAAGGACGACTTGGTCCAGGCATTGGGATTGTCGTTCACCGTCTCCACCCTAGCGCTCGCGGCTGGACTGCTTCTGCGCGATGCCTTCCATTACAACAGTCTCTTTTTGTCGACACTGGCAATACTCCCTGCCCTGGCTGGAATGTGGATAGGGCAGGCCATCCGCAAGAACGTGCGCCCAGCGACTTTCCGGCGGTGGTTCCTGATTGGGCTTCTTCTTCTCGGCGCTGAAATGTTCGTAAAGTCGCTTCACTGA
- a CDS encoding LysR family transcriptional regulator → MRYDLTDLRLFLAVIEAGSITHGAAGANLSLAAASERLRDMEEAGGVKLLERGRRGTVPTEAGDALAHHARIVLRQLEEMHAELGDIAKGLRATIRLLANTAAMTEFLPDRLGAWLAAHPHIDVDLKERQSADSVKAVSAGLAEVGIIADAVDTAGLELQPFAVDRLVVAVPRGHALAAKKKILFKEILHEQFVGLARGALQEHIDGHAARLGKKLIFRARVRTFEAICGMVAQGVGLGIVPQRAARRCRGSLPLSLVSLLDPWATRHLSVCYRSKDDLSSLAQDLLMHLAARTE, encoded by the coding sequence ATGCGCTACGATCTCACCGATCTTCGGCTGTTTCTCGCGGTCATCGAGGCCGGGAGCATCACCCATGGGGCTGCAGGGGCCAATCTGTCACTGGCTGCCGCCAGCGAGCGGCTGCGGGACATGGAAGAAGCCGGAGGGGTGAAGCTGCTTGAGCGCGGACGAAGGGGGACCGTCCCGACAGAGGCTGGCGATGCGTTGGCTCACCATGCACGGATTGTCCTTCGTCAACTCGAAGAGATGCATGCTGAGCTCGGTGACATCGCAAAGGGCCTGCGTGCCACTATACGTCTGCTGGCGAACACGGCCGCAATGACGGAATTTCTGCCCGACCGCCTTGGAGCCTGGCTTGCCGCGCACCCGCACATTGATGTTGACCTGAAGGAACGGCAGAGCGCCGATAGTGTCAAAGCCGTGTCCGCCGGGTTGGCCGAAGTCGGTATCATCGCCGATGCCGTCGACACGGCGGGGTTGGAACTCCAGCCCTTCGCCGTCGACAGGCTGGTGGTCGCGGTTCCGCGAGGCCATGCCCTTGCCGCAAAAAAGAAAATTCTTTTCAAGGAGATCCTGCACGAGCAGTTCGTGGGGCTTGCCCGGGGAGCTTTGCAGGAGCACATCGACGGACATGCCGCCCGCCTGGGCAAGAAGCTGATCTTCCGTGCCCGAGTGCGCACCTTCGAAGCCATTTGCGGCATGGTTGCGCAGGGCGTAGGCCTTGGCATCGTTCCGCAAAGAGCCGCTCGCAGGTGCCGCGGTTCACTGCCATTATCATTGGTCAGCTTGCTTGACCCTTGGGCGACGCGCCACCTCTCGGTCTGCTATCGTTCAAAGGATGATTTGTCTTCACTCGCCCAAGACCTTCTCATGCATCTGGCAGCGCGCACGGAGTAG
- a CDS encoding split-Soret cytochrome c, with protein sequence MVLNRRAMLGTLGGLVVGGALAATAWPAAAATFDQKSAPFGWTPHKLDPVACAKVAYDGYWFNDYGCCYGAFYAIIGTMGETFGAPYNQFPFTMMEVGKSGISDFGTICGALLGVASSYSLFWGRNERNPMVSDLFRWYEKTSFPMYDPGDAAQGVKGPLPTSLSDSVLCHISASRWCTSSKRAQSSKDRNERCARVTADVVTQGIAILNAKIDGTFKPTGKSEAVAYCGECHGKDKQADNAKGLMDCRPCHGGSEHVQDKFQNHP encoded by the coding sequence ATGGTTTTGAACAGACGAGCGATGCTTGGCACATTGGGTGGACTGGTTGTTGGTGGCGCACTTGCCGCGACGGCTTGGCCGGCGGCGGCCGCGACGTTTGATCAGAAGAGCGCTCCGTTTGGTTGGACGCCACACAAGCTTGATCCGGTCGCCTGCGCCAAGGTGGCCTACGATGGTTATTGGTTTAATGACTACGGCTGCTGTTATGGGGCCTTTTATGCCATCATCGGCACCATGGGCGAAACGTTTGGCGCGCCCTACAACCAGTTTCCTTTTACCATGATGGAAGTTGGCAAGAGTGGTATTTCCGATTTTGGAACCATCTGCGGGGCGCTTTTGGGCGTGGCCAGTTCCTATTCTCTGTTCTGGGGCCGTAATGAGCGAAACCCCATGGTTTCCGATTTGTTCCGCTGGTATGAAAAAACTTCCTTCCCCATGTACGATCCGGGCGATGCGGCCCAGGGCGTGAAAGGTCCTTTGCCCACCAGCCTGTCCGACTCGGTCCTGTGTCATATTTCCGCAAGCCGCTGGTGCACCTCCTCCAAGCGAGCCCAAAGCTCCAAGGACCGCAATGAACGATGCGCCCGCGTCACCGCTGATGTGGTGACGCAGGGTATCGCCATTTTAAATGCCAAGATCGATGGCACGTTCAAGCCGACGGGGAAATCCGAGGCCGTGGCCTATTGCGGCGAATGCCATGGCAAGGACAAGCAGGCGGATAACGCGAAGGGCCTTATGGATTGCAGGCCCTGCCATGGCGGCAGCGAACATGTGCAGGACAAGTTTCAAAATCATCCGTAG
- a CDS encoding sensor histidine kinase produces the protein MLAIVLLMACCSPGQAETPPSAPRAKKGVVNLAGWDMAVHGPLRLDGEWEYYPRQLLTPKDFQAGAPRSEAGLYVVPQPWNRSRSDNEAMGADTGFATLRLRLEPAPGLSRPALALFSLNAAYRLWIDGVPTAGSGTVGTDSATEIPAPAKQIVPFAGAGRPVDILLQVSNHHARDGGVVAPVWLGSQSTLAAWADRDMATAMFFIGAFCLMGLYHAVLYWFRPANSAPLYFSLYCFGWMGNYAASDSSGWALRLFFPNLTARFLDPLALSCFFITIPVGYAFFRSLYPLEFSRQLQWFCNLLCIVFVGVALCASGLTLNAVLPWHYLASSLLIVSCVRCLYRAWRRKRDEAGFLLAGFCVLGLIGLNDMLVDMHRLPSTPLLPVGMLVFSLSQAFALSHRYSQAFASEEKLATDLVDKNLRLETEMAERTRLEQRIVTVSEEERRRISLELHDGLCQGLTAARLRCDALSPGGSAAGADGEALGRLSGLLDTLVDQAYDLSRGLWPLEHDGVGVGPSFREMIRRQAESSAVPIEFHRELYCQACRRSHLAQLYRIAQEAVANALKHARAGRIVVSLACPAGQGTVLAVRDDGCGRCGAKASAGGLGLGLMAHRARLIGGELHIQDAPGGGTEVVCTAPCPDLAGGVGLPESRRPK, from the coding sequence GTGCTGGCGATCGTTCTGCTCATGGCCTGCTGCAGCCCGGGCCAGGCCGAAACGCCGCCGTCCGCGCCCCGGGCCAAAAAAGGAGTCGTCAACCTCGCCGGTTGGGACATGGCGGTCCACGGCCCGTTGCGCCTGGACGGCGAATGGGAATACTACCCGCGCCAACTGCTCACCCCGAAAGATTTCCAGGCCGGCGCGCCCCGCAGCGAGGCCGGCCTCTACGTCGTGCCGCAGCCCTGGAACCGGAGCCGGTCCGACAATGAAGCCATGGGGGCCGACACCGGGTTCGCCACCCTGCGCCTGCGCCTGGAACCGGCCCCGGGCCTGTCCCGGCCGGCCCTGGCCCTTTTCAGCCTCAATGCCGCCTATCGCCTGTGGATTGACGGCGTGCCAACGGCCGGCAGCGGCACGGTCGGGACGGACAGCGCCACTGAAATTCCCGCGCCGGCCAAGCAGATTGTTCCCTTTGCCGGCGCCGGGCGTCCCGTGGACATCCTTTTGCAGGTGTCCAACCACCACGCCCGCGACGGCGGGGTGGTCGCCCCGGTCTGGCTCGGCTCCCAGTCGACGCTGGCGGCCTGGGCCGACCGGGACATGGCCACGGCCATGTTCTTTATCGGCGCATTTTGCCTCATGGGCTTGTACCATGCCGTGTTGTACTGGTTTCGCCCGGCCAATAGCGCCCCCCTGTATTTCTCCCTGTACTGCTTTGGCTGGATGGGAAACTATGCCGCCTCGGACAGCAGCGGCTGGGCGCTGCGCCTTTTTTTCCCCAACCTGACCGCCCGGTTCCTGGACCCGCTGGCCTTGTCCTGTTTTTTTATAACAATTCCAGTTGGCTACGCTTTTTTCCGGTCCCTGTATCCCTTGGAATTCTCCAGACAGCTGCAATGGTTTTGCAACCTGCTGTGTATCGTGTTCGTCGGCGTGGCCCTGTGCGCCTCGGGCTTGACGCTCAACGCTGTTCTTCCCTGGCACTATCTCGCTTCCAGCCTGCTTATCGTCTCTTGCGTACGCTGTCTGTACCGGGCCTGGCGTCGGAAACGGGACGAAGCAGGCTTTCTCCTGGCCGGATTTTGCGTGCTGGGCCTTATCGGACTCAACGACATGCTGGTCGACATGCACCGCCTGCCGTCTACGCCGCTGTTGCCGGTGGGCATGCTGGTCTTCAGCCTGAGCCAGGCCTTTGCCCTGTCGCACCGGTACTCCCAGGCCTTTGCCTCGGAAGAAAAACTGGCGACCGATCTTGTGGACAAAAATCTGCGTCTGGAAACGGAGATGGCCGAAAGGACGCGGCTTGAGCAACGGATTGTGACCGTTAGCGAAGAGGAGCGGCGGCGTATCAGCCTGGAACTCCACGACGGCCTGTGCCAGGGCCTGACCGCCGCCCGGCTGCGCTGCGACGCCCTGTCGCCTGGGGGCAGCGCAGCCGGCGCGGACGGCGAGGCCCTGGGCCGTCTGTCCGGTCTGCTCGATACCCTGGTCGATCAGGCCTATGACCTGTCCCGGGGGCTGTGGCCCCTGGAACACGACGGCGTCGGCGTCGGACCGTCCTTTCGGGAAATGATCCGCAGACAGGCCGAATCAAGCGCCGTCCCCATCGAGTTTCATCGGGAGCTGTATTGTCAGGCCTGCCGCCGTTCCCATCTGGCCCAGCTGTACCGCATCGCCCAGGAGGCCGTGGCCAATGCCCTCAAACACGCCCGGGCCGGGCGCATCGTGGTTTCCCTGGCCTGCCCCGCCGGCCAAGGGACGGTTTTGGCCGTGCGCGACGACGGTTGCGGCCGCTGCGGGGCCAAAGCCTCGGCCGGCGGTCTCGGACTGGGCCTCATGGCCCACCGGGCGCGTCTGATCGGCGGGGAACTGCACATTCAAGACGCCCCTGGCGGCGGCACGGAAGTGGTCTGCACGGCTCCCTGCCCGGACCTGGCGGGCGGGGTCGGCCTTCCCGAATCCCGGAGGCCGAAATGA
- a CDS encoding response regulator → MTANPENGVRIFLADDHPAVREGLTLRLLQEGFVVCGEAENRATLLAGIDASRADIALVDLTLCGENGLDLIAELDARDIPVLVYSMHEDAETVRLALARGARGYVAKRETSAVLVDGVRCVLAGQRYLSPRVEAALESSPALEPAAGQTGALSERERQILKRLSQGEGNTEIAAALGVSVRTVESYHARILVKLRLDGMKALRKYAIRQYKPD, encoded by the coding sequence ATGACCGCGAATCCGGAAAACGGCGTGCGGATTTTTTTGGCCGACGACCATCCGGCCGTGCGCGAAGGGCTTACCCTGCGCCTGCTCCAGGAAGGGTTCGTGGTCTGCGGCGAGGCTGAAAACCGGGCCACGCTGCTGGCCGGCATCGACGCCAGCCGGGCCGACATCGCCCTGGTGGACCTGACCTTGTGCGGCGAAAACGGCCTGGATCTCATCGCCGAGCTGGACGCCCGGGACATTCCCGTCCTTGTCTATTCCATGCACGAAGACGCCGAGACCGTGCGTCTGGCCTTGGCCAGAGGGGCGCGCGGGTATGTCGCCAAGCGCGAGACCTCGGCCGTGCTGGTGGACGGCGTGCGCTGCGTCCTGGCCGGGCAGCGCTACCTAAGTCCCCGCGTCGAGGCCGCCCTGGAGTCCTCCCCGGCCCTGGAGCCGGCCGCTGGCCAGACCGGGGCGCTGAGCGAACGCGAGCGCCAGATACTGAAACGCCTGTCCCAGGGCGAAGGCAACACCGAGATCGCCGCTGCCCTCGGGGTCAGCGTGCGCACCGTGGAAAGCTACCACGCGAGAATCCTGGTCAAGCTGCGCCTCGACGGCATGAAGGCCCTTCGCAAGTACGCCATCCGCCAATACAAGCCGGACTGA
- the cooS gene encoding anaerobic carbon-monoxide dehydrogenase catalytic subunit, with translation MGKKDLSEYSICKDAQAMIAKAREDGVETVWDRLREQEPHCGFCELGLSCRNCIMGPCRIDPFGNGPSRGVCGADADVVVARNFGRMVAAGAAAHSDHGRDLIETLLAVGEGTTTDYGIRDEAKLRRIAEEVGLTTAGKDAKAVAVELAEQFFGDFGCRRGSISFIGRVPAKRRALWEKVGITPRGVDRDVVEMLHRTHMGVDNDATNLCLHAARLSLADGWAGSMIATEVSDILFGTPTPRMSKVNLGVLKADQVNILVHGHSPIVSEMILAAVHDPALLAKAKAAGASGLNLAGLCCTGNELLMRQGIPMAGNHLMTELALVTGAVEVVVVDYQCIMPSLVTVAGCYHSRIVTTSPKAKFTGATHIEFTVHNARQKAVEVVELAIERFKVRDPGRVEIPVEPVEVMTGFSNEAVLTALGGTAGPLIEAIKAGKIRGAVGIVGCNNPKVKQDYQNSNLIRECIKRDLLVLVTGCVTVSAGKQGLLLPAAADLAGPGLSEVCKALGIPPVLHVGSCVDNSRIMQLCGMLATALGVDISDLPVAAAAPEWYSEKAATIGLYAVASGIFTVLGLAPPILGSKAVTDLAVSGLEGVVGASFAVEGDPVKAAELIDARIRAKRTALGLTP, from the coding sequence ATGGGCAAGAAAGATCTGAGCGAATACTCCATCTGCAAGGACGCCCAGGCCATGATCGCCAAGGCCCGGGAGGACGGCGTCGAGACGGTCTGGGACCGCCTGCGGGAACAGGAACCCCACTGCGGCTTCTGCGAACTCGGCCTGTCGTGCCGCAACTGCATCATGGGTCCCTGTCGCATCGATCCCTTTGGCAACGGCCCTTCGCGCGGGGTCTGCGGCGCCGACGCCGACGTGGTGGTGGCGCGCAACTTCGGGCGCATGGTGGCCGCCGGCGCGGCGGCCCATTCGGATCACGGCCGCGACCTCATCGAGACGCTTTTGGCCGTGGGCGAGGGAACAACCACCGACTACGGCATCCGCGACGAGGCCAAGCTGCGCCGCATCGCCGAGGAGGTCGGCCTGACCACGGCCGGCAAGGACGCCAAAGCGGTGGCCGTGGAACTGGCCGAGCAGTTTTTTGGCGACTTCGGCTGCCGGCGCGGTTCGATTTCCTTTATCGGCCGGGTTCCGGCCAAACGGCGCGCGCTCTGGGAAAAGGTGGGCATCACCCCGCGCGGCGTCGACCGGGACGTGGTCGAGATGCTGCACCGCACCCACATGGGCGTGGACAACGACGCAACGAACCTGTGCCTGCACGCCGCCCGGCTCTCCCTGGCCGACGGCTGGGCCGGGTCCATGATCGCCACCGAGGTTTCGGACATCCTGTTCGGGACGCCGACGCCCCGGATGTCCAAAGTCAATCTCGGGGTCCTCAAGGCCGACCAGGTCAACATCCTGGTCCACGGCCACAGCCCCATCGTGTCCGAAATGATCCTGGCCGCCGTCCATGATCCCGCCCTGCTGGCCAAGGCCAAGGCGGCCGGCGCTTCGGGCCTCAATCTGGCCGGGCTGTGCTGCACCGGCAACGAGCTGCTCATGCGCCAGGGCATCCCCATGGCCGGCAACCACCTCATGACCGAGCTGGCCCTGGTCACCGGGGCCGTGGAAGTGGTGGTGGTCGACTACCAGTGCATCATGCCGAGCCTTGTGACCGTGGCCGGCTGCTACCACAGCCGCATCGTCACCACCTCGCCCAAGGCCAAGTTCACCGGGGCGACCCATATCGAGTTTACCGTGCACAACGCCCGGCAAAAAGCCGTGGAAGTGGTGGAACTGGCCATCGAACGCTTCAAGGTCCGCGACCCCGGCCGGGTGGAAATCCCGGTCGAACCCGTGGAAGTCATGACCGGCTTTTCCAACGAAGCCGTGCTCACGGCCCTGGGCGGCACGGCCGGGCCGCTGATCGAGGCCATCAAGGCCGGCAAGATCCGCGGGGCCGTCGGCATCGTCGGCTGCAACAACCCGAAAGTGAAGCAGGACTATCAGAATTCCAATCTCATCCGGGAGTGCATCAAGCGCGACCTGCTGGTCCTGGTCACCGGCTGCGTCACCGTGTCCGCCGGCAAGCAGGGGCTTTTACTGCCGGCCGCCGCCGATCTGGCCGGTCCGGGCCTGTCCGAAGTCTGCAAGGCCCTGGGCATCCCCCCGGTCCTGCATGTGGGCAGTTGCGTGGACAACTCCAGGATCATGCAGTTGTGCGGCATGCTGGCCACGGCCCTTGGCGTGGACATCTCGGATCTGCCGGTGGCTGCGGCCGCGCCGGAGTGGTATTCGGAAAAAGCCGCCACCATCGGCCTCTACGCGGTGGCCAGCGGCATCTTCACCGTACTCGGACTGGCCCCGCCCATTCTCGGCAGCAAAGCCGTCACCGATCTGGCCGTTTCGGGGCTGGAGGGCGTTGTGGGGGCGAGCTTTGCCGTGGAGGGCGACCCGGTCAAGGCAGCCGAACTCATTGACGCCCGCATTCGGGCCAAACGCACAGCCCTGGGGCTTACTCCCTAA
- a CDS encoding 4Fe-4S dicluster domain-containing protein: MLKKTVIVRPELCVGCMQCMIRCAEAHSQSKSLASAIGEEILAKPRIHLGVGPENKPFPNKCRHCEPAPCQEACMPWAIRDDIAEGLKIVDPTRCIGCGMCAMACPYYVIRFFQDAGAPERPSVAVKCDGCHERVAAGAIPACVAACKTGALTFDEVNLYLKQGTNRLANAVYGVKA; the protein is encoded by the coding sequence ATGCTCAAAAAAACCGTCATTGTCCGGCCCGAACTGTGCGTAGGCTGCATGCAGTGCATGATCCGCTGCGCCGAGGCCCATTCCCAGTCCAAATCCCTGGCCTCGGCCATCGGCGAGGAGATCCTGGCCAAGCCGCGCATCCATCTTGGCGTGGGGCCGGAAAACAAACCCTTCCCCAACAAGTGCCGCCACTGCGAACCGGCTCCCTGCCAGGAAGCCTGCATGCCCTGGGCGATTCGCGACGATATCGCCGAGGGTCTCAAAATCGTGGACCCGACGCGGTGCATCGGGTGCGGCATGTGCGCCATGGCCTGCCCCTACTACGTCATTCGTTTTTTCCAGGACGCGGGCGCGCCGGAACGGCCGAGCGTGGCCGTCAAATGCGACGGCTGCCATGAGCGCGTGGCGGCAGGGGCGATCCCGGCCTGCGTTGCTGCCTGCAAGACAGGGGCGCTCACGTTTGACGAGGTGAACCTGTATCTCAAGCAAGGCACGAACCGACTGGCCAACGCCGTGTACGGCGTCAAGGCCTGA
- a CDS encoding NAD(P)/FAD-dependent oxidoreductase, whose protein sequence is MRHVVVGLHAAGRSACQCLRKASPCAEIIGVDPSPLPVYSRPLISYVLAGEMRQDGMGVADDGFWDRLGVSVVADKAVGLDAARGRLLLASGQELAYDRLLLACGARPRPVAAAGNAAGEVCFFRGRRDLDNVLARVRPGGTAAVLGGGLVGFKLTMGLLKRGMQVALIVTSPRPLSLNVDAHVGQWVGERLKNTPGVTLLTSTSVTSIDTGTAKPLRLALDSGATLNVDLVAAGKGVLPNTGWLAGSGLECDYGVLADASLRSSDERVYVAGDLAQAPDIVHGDRRTNAIWPVAVEQGRVAARNMAGLKAGYAGSLAMNAIPVFGSRMISVGLVNPSLTRGCDFVDVGTPRGSYLRLVFREERLVGAVGLDAPPRLGELAFAVKRGLRRRDIPAGWLSNVRNAAPLAAPGGALAGNARYG, encoded by the coding sequence ATGCGCCACGTTGTCGTCGGTCTGCACGCGGCCGGTCGCAGCGCCTGCCAGTGCCTTCGCAAGGCCAGCCCCTGCGCCGAAATTATCGGCGTGGACCCCTCTCCCCTGCCCGTCTATTCCCGCCCGCTGATCAGCTACGTCCTGGCCGGCGAGATGCGCCAGGACGGCATGGGCGTGGCGGACGACGGCTTCTGGGATCGCCTGGGCGTCTCGGTCGTGGCCGACAAGGCCGTCGGCCTCGACGCCGCCCGAGGCCGTCTCCTTCTGGCCTCGGGCCAGGAGCTGGCCTACGACCGCCTGCTGCTGGCCTGCGGCGCGCGGCCCCGACCGGTTGCGGCCGCCGGCAACGCGGCCGGCGAAGTCTGTTTTTTCCGGGGCCGGCGCGATCTGGACAACGTCCTGGCCCGGGTGCGCCCGGGCGGGACGGCCGCAGTCCTTGGCGGCGGCCTGGTGGGCTTCAAGCTCACCATGGGGTTGCTCAAACGCGGCATGCAGGTGGCCCTGATCGTGACCTCGCCCCGCCCGTTGTCGCTCAACGTCGACGCCCATGTGGGCCAGTGGGTGGGGGAGCGTCTCAAGAACACGCCGGGCGTCACACTCTTGACCAGCACCTCGGTGACCTCCATCGACACCGGGACGGCCAAGCCCCTTCGGCTCGCCCTGGACTCGGGCGCGACCCTTAACGTGGATCTGGTCGCGGCCGGCAAGGGGGTGCTCCCCAATACGGGCTGGCTGGCCGGCAGCGGCCTGGAGTGCGATTACGGCGTGCTCGCGGACGCCTCCCTCAGGTCGTCCGACGAGCGGGTGTATGTGGCCGGCGATCTGGCCCAGGCCCCGGACATCGTGCACGGGGATCGACGCACCAACGCCATCTGGCCGGTTGCGGTGGAACAGGGGCGGGTGGCCGCGCGCAACATGGCCGGCCTGAAGGCAGGCTACGCCGGGAGCCTGGCCATGAACGCCATCCCGGTTTTCGGCTCGCGCATGATCTCGGTCGGGCTGGTCAACCCCTCCCTGACCCGGGGCTGCGACTTCGTGGATGTCGGCACGCCGCGCGGCTCCTATCTCCGGCTGGTCTTTCGCGAGGAGCGGCTGGTCGGCGCGGTGGGCCTGGACGCTCCCCCCCGGCTGGGGGAACTGGCCTTTGCCGTCAAACGCGGGCTGCGCCGCCGGGACATCCCGGCCGGCTGGCTGTCCAACGTCCGAAACGCCGCGCCGTTGGCCGCGCCGGGCGGCGCGCTGGCCGGAAACGCTCGTTACGGCTGA